A section of the Flavobacterium sp. CG_23.5 genome encodes:
- a CDS encoding MFS transporter, with product MINITAPLKSLREPLFAKLYVAQTISLLGDAFTWVGIALLAFEFGGGQSAQILATALTLRVTAFIIFGSFSGVIADRFNRKWIMICADLARIVIVFLFPFVKELWQVYVLIFLLNVFNAFFTPAYKASIPQLICKKENYGNAIALSNGTWQLLGILGPGLAGGLAVFFGSRQLFFFDGFTFVISTFLVFLIPMQSLKYDKIQSPSPFLNIWKDIKNGTTLLFKNRSIRFSLLIELVAAIAGAQLLVNTIGHIKGDLQLTNIEYGWAMTAFGIGATIAAFSANAIDKTKTKTKLLLFGAFMLALSISFANYVPFKVLLVFWIIAGLGQSFTEMPSQILIAENIDLEQQGKVYGSHFAWSHLWWAIGYPIAGFTGTYFKNNDFFIGGMGTLLLLTILCFYLFVISRKKESV from the coding sequence ATGATAAACATAACAGCACCATTAAAATCCCTTAGAGAACCACTATTTGCAAAATTATATGTGGCGCAAACTATAAGTCTTTTGGGCGATGCGTTTACATGGGTAGGAATCGCACTTTTGGCATTTGAATTTGGCGGTGGTCAATCGGCACAAATATTAGCGACAGCATTGACCTTGCGAGTAACTGCTTTTATCATTTTTGGTTCCTTTTCAGGTGTAATCGCTGACCGATTTAACCGAAAATGGATCATGATTTGTGCTGATTTGGCCCGAATTGTAATTGTGTTTTTATTTCCATTTGTTAAAGAATTATGGCAAGTATATGTACTTATTTTTCTACTCAATGTGTTCAATGCATTCTTCACACCGGCATACAAAGCGAGTATTCCGCAACTGATTTGTAAAAAGGAAAACTACGGAAATGCAATCGCACTTTCCAACGGAACTTGGCAATTATTAGGCATACTTGGACCAGGATTAGCAGGAGGTCTGGCCGTGTTTTTTGGTTCAAGACAATTGTTTTTTTTCGATGGATTTACGTTCGTAATTTCCACATTTTTAGTGTTCTTAATTCCAATGCAATCTTTGAAATACGATAAAATTCAATCGCCTTCCCCTTTCTTAAACATCTGGAAAGACATTAAAAATGGAACTACATTACTATTTAAAAATAGGTCAATTCGGTTTTCTCTATTAATAGAATTAGTTGCGGCAATAGCAGGAGCGCAATTATTGGTAAATACGATAGGACACATCAAAGGCGATTTGCAATTAACCAATATAGAATACGGTTGGGCTATGACCGCTTTTGGGATTGGAGCAACAATAGCAGCATTTTCAGCCAATGCGATTGATAAAACAAAAACGAAAACAAAATTGTTGCTTTTTGGAGCATTTATGTTAGCACTTTCGATTTCATTTGCCAATTATGTACCGTTTAAAGTTTTATTGGTTTTTTGGATAATTGCAGGATTAGGACAAAGCTTTACGGAAATGCCATCACAAATTTTGATTGCTGAGAATATTGATTTAGAGCAGCAAGGCAAAGTGTATGGAAGTCATTTTGCATGGTCACATCTGTGGTGGGCAATTGGTTATCCGATAGCAGGTTTTACTGGTACTTATTTCAAAAATAATGATTTTTTTATTGGAGGAATGGGAACATTACTCCTGTTAACAATACTTTGTTTCTATTTATTTGTGATTAGTAGAAAAAAGGAATCAGTATAA
- a CDS encoding serine hydrolase: MKKIKSYLLLFTISALLLSTNLSAQITTSEVDALVEKAMKEFKVVGVAVAIVKDGKIIHEKGYGVKSIDTKLPVDAYTNFQIASNSKAFTTAALAILVDEGKISWKDKVKTYLPEFKMYNDYVTENFSIEDLLCHRSGLGLGVGDLNSFPDGSNFTIKDVLTSFQYFKPVSAFRTQFDYDNQLYFVAGELVSRISGKSWEQFVQTRIMTPLQMNNSYSTITIMKDKTNLAVPHSTEGIGNGSIRKIATFQEMINGAAGGILSNVDDMSKWMIMQLNKGKYGVNLEKQLFTVARQKEMWKIHTVLDANSNPRYNSHFAGYGLGWDLTDIKGNLSVSHTGGLPGMLSKVSLIPDKNLGIVVLTNTENGGGALFSAVVNTIVDSYLELDKIDYVEKYAKIIASRKSNADSITSNVWKEVELAKKTKINLQDYVGIYEDNWFGKIEIFLKGDQPWFKSYRSPKLNGPMSFYKANTFAIKWEYQDMPCDAFAMFSLDEVGKAQSIKMKGISPAIDFSFDFQDLDLQRVKK, translated from the coding sequence ATGAAAAAAATAAAATCGTACCTCTTATTATTTACAATTAGTGCATTATTATTAAGTACCAATTTATCGGCTCAAATTACTACATCAGAAGTAGATGCACTGGTAGAAAAAGCAATGAAGGAATTCAAAGTTGTTGGAGTTGCTGTAGCAATTGTCAAAGATGGAAAAATCATTCACGAAAAGGGATATGGCGTAAAATCCATCGACACAAAACTTCCAGTTGACGCATATACCAATTTTCAGATTGCTTCCAACAGTAAGGCATTTACAACTGCGGCTTTGGCAATTTTAGTTGATGAAGGAAAAATATCATGGAAAGATAAAGTGAAAACATATCTACCAGAATTTAAGATGTATAATGATTATGTAACCGAGAATTTTTCAATTGAAGATTTGTTATGCCATCGCAGTGGTTTGGGTCTAGGAGTAGGAGATTTAAATAGTTTCCCTGATGGTTCCAACTTCACTATAAAGGATGTTTTGACGAGTTTCCAATATTTCAAACCGGTCTCTGCTTTTAGAACGCAGTTTGACTATGACAATCAACTCTATTTTGTGGCTGGCGAATTAGTTTCGAGAATAAGTGGAAAGAGTTGGGAGCAATTTGTTCAAACAAGAATTATGACACCCTTGCAAATGAATAATTCCTATTCTACAATTACGATTATGAAAGATAAAACAAATTTGGCAGTACCACATTCCACTGAAGGAATTGGAAACGGTAGTATAAGAAAGATTGCTACCTTTCAAGAGATGATAAACGGAGCAGCAGGCGGTATATTATCTAATGTTGATGATATGTCAAAATGGATGATTATGCAGTTAAATAAAGGCAAGTACGGCGTCAATTTAGAGAAACAACTATTTACCGTAGCAAGACAAAAAGAAATGTGGAAAATTCATACTGTATTGGATGCGAACTCTAACCCAAGGTACAATTCACATTTTGCGGGTTATGGTTTAGGATGGGATTTGACTGATATCAAAGGAAATTTAAGTGTTTCGCATACCGGTGGATTGCCCGGCATGTTATCAAAAGTAAGTTTAATTCCGGATAAGAATTTAGGCATCGTAGTACTAACGAATACTGAAAATGGCGGTGGCGCACTATTTTCGGCAGTTGTCAATACAATTGTCGATAGCTATCTGGAATTGGATAAAATTGATTATGTAGAAAAATACGCCAAAATTATTGCGAGCAGAAAAAGCAATGCCGATTCAATAACTTCTAACGTATGGAAAGAAGTTGAGTTAGCGAAAAAGACCAAAATTAATCTACAAGATTATGTAGGGATATATGAAGACAATTGGTTTGGCAAAATTGAAATATTTTTAAAGGGAGACCAACCATGGTTCAAATCATATCGTTCACCAAAACTAAACGGACCAATGAGTTTTTATAAAGCAAACACTTTTGCTATTAAATGGGAATACCAGGATATGCCTTGTGACGCTTTTGCCATGTTTAGTTTAGACGAGGTTGGGAAAGCACAAAGCATAAAGATGAAAGGTATTTCGCCTGCTATCGATTTTAGTTTTGACTTTCAGGATTTGGACTTGCAACGGGTAAAAAAATAA
- a CDS encoding DUF4252 domain-containing protein, translating into MKSFYTIALLFSLFLISCNSEPTLQKYFVENLENKNFIALDVSPSILNVDKAKLSAEQNGALKSFEKMNVLAFKLNGANKAQFEVERAKVNLILKDKKYQQLMKFGSGKEGASVSFVGTDEHIEEFVLFANRKETGFAVVRILGKDMNPNNIMTMLSVLKESKIDMEQLKPLQELLKK; encoded by the coding sequence ATGAAATCTTTTTATACCATAGCGCTACTCTTCAGCTTGTTTTTGATCAGTTGCAACTCCGAGCCTACATTGCAGAAATACTTTGTAGAAAATTTAGAAAACAAGAATTTCATTGCTTTGGATGTTTCTCCAAGTATATTGAATGTGGATAAAGCCAAACTATCTGCGGAGCAAAACGGAGCTTTGAAGTCCTTTGAAAAGATGAATGTATTGGCTTTTAAACTGAATGGAGCCAACAAAGCGCAATTTGAAGTGGAACGCGCTAAAGTAAATTTGATTTTAAAGGATAAAAAGTACCAACAGCTTATGAAGTTTGGTTCCGGTAAAGAAGGTGCTTCTGTAAGTTTTGTGGGTACAGATGAACATATAGAAGAGTTTGTGCTTTTCGCCAATAGGAAAGAAACGGGTTTTGCAGTGGTTCGAATTCTGGGAAAAGATATGAATCCCAATAATATTATGACGATGCTTTCGGTTTTAAAAGAATCTAAAATCGATATGGAACAGTTAAAACCTTTGCAGGAACTGCTTAAAAAATAG
- a CDS encoding DUF4252 domain-containing protein, translating into MKKFIITLVIVLVSSPFFAQAAFDKFDGQDDVTSIIVNRKMFDLMSKVKVDASDKETQQYMNLIKKLDNLKVFTTKSTRVENEMRATAEKYIKTAGLEELMRVNDSGKNIKILVKSGATDSKIRELLMFIEGAKNDNTVLMSLTGDFDLNEISILTDKMRIPGGDDLKKATRGKK; encoded by the coding sequence ATGAAAAAATTTATAATAACATTAGTAATAGTATTAGTTTCAAGTCCATTTTTTGCTCAAGCGGCTTTTGATAAATTCGACGGACAAGACGATGTGACTTCAATTATTGTCAACAGAAAAATGTTTGACTTGATGAGTAAAGTAAAAGTTGATGCTTCTGACAAAGAAACACAACAATACATGAATTTGATAAAAAAATTAGACAACCTTAAAGTTTTTACAACCAAAAGTACCAGAGTAGAAAATGAAATGAGAGCTACAGCTGAGAAGTACATAAAAACTGCCGGACTAGAAGAGTTGATGCGCGTAAATGACAGCGGTAAAAACATTAAAATATTGGTAAAGTCGGGAGCGACGGACTCTAAAATTAGAGAACTCCTGATGTTTATTGAAGGAGCGAAAAATGACAATACCGTTTTAATGTCTTTGACCGGTGATTTCGATTTGAATGAAATTTCGATTCTTACGGATAAAATGAGAATTCCTGGCGGGGATGATTTGAAGAAAGCAACAAGAGGTAAAAAGTAA
- a CDS encoding RNA polymerase sigma factor, translating into MNQNEFVQLTNPFKDKVFRLAKRLLTSTEEAEDATQEVLVKLWSKNGSLDGFNSVEAVAMTMTKNYCLDQLKSKRAGNLKIVHTNFTDREPSLDKKVEDVDSLNWVEKIINQLPEQQRILIQMRDIEQYEFAEIAKIVEMNETAVRVALSRARKTIRESMTKTHNYGIK; encoded by the coding sequence ATGAACCAAAATGAGTTTGTGCAGCTAACCAATCCATTCAAAGACAAAGTTTTTAGACTGGCTAAGCGATTGCTGACAAGCACGGAGGAAGCCGAAGATGCTACTCAAGAAGTTTTGGTAAAGTTGTGGAGTAAAAATGGAAGTTTGGATGGTTTTAACAGTGTAGAAGCTGTTGCGATGACAATGACAAAAAATTATTGTTTAGACCAATTAAAATCAAAGAGAGCAGGAAACCTAAAAATCGTTCATACTAATTTTACTGATAGAGAGCCTAGCTTAGATAAAAAAGTAGAAGATGTTGATAGTTTAAATTGGGTGGAAAAAATAATCAACCAGTTACCGGAACAGCAGCGAATACTAATTCAGATGCGGGATATAGAACAATATGAATTTGCGGAAATCGCAAAAATAGTGGAGATGAATGAAACAGCCGTTCGCGTGGCACTTTCAAGAGCAAGAAAAACGATAAGAGAAAGCATGACAAAAACGCACAATTATGGAATTAAATAA
- a CDS encoding S41 family peptidase, producing MKKIFQFTLLLFLAVFTFQGCQDMDDVATPKDLAIKDFIWKGLNQYYLWQADVPNLSDDRFASQAELNTFLSGYSTPESLFDALRVDKSIDRFSWIVSDYLELEGVLQGTTKNTGVDYGLRYKSGSTTEIFGWVRYIIPGSDASTKDIKRGAIFYAINGTQLTASNYQTLLAAESYTLNLADYNNGAITPNGKTVSLTKTVLAENPISLNTVITSGTHKIGYLMYNGFYADYDNQLNDAFGTLKSQGITDLVLDLRYNSGGSVLTATRLASMITGQYTGQIFAKQQWNPKINSYFETNNPDALKNNFTDKIGSTTINSLNLTKIYILTTKSTASASELVINGLKPYMEVVQIGDITTGKNVGSVTLYDSPTFGKDNRNPNHRYAMQPIVLKIVNSAGFGDYFNGLKPTYELKENLGNLDILGNTTEPLLSTAIGKITGTVKMLRQSPEKDFEYFTDVKSINGLQNQMYLDKAPEGLLQSLK from the coding sequence ATGAAAAAAATATTCCAATTTACGCTTTTATTATTCTTAGCGGTTTTTACTTTCCAAGGCTGTCAAGATATGGATGATGTCGCTACACCAAAGGATCTTGCTATCAAAGATTTTATTTGGAAAGGACTAAACCAATACTATTTATGGCAAGCTGACGTCCCTAATCTATCTGACGACCGTTTTGCCTCACAGGCAGAACTGAATACTTTTTTGTCAGGTTATTCAACTCCCGAAAGTTTATTTGATGCTTTAAGAGTTGACAAATCTATTGATAGATTCAGCTGGATTGTAAGTGATTATTTAGAATTAGAAGGAGTACTGCAAGGAACTACTAAAAATACTGGAGTCGATTATGGCTTAAGATATAAATCCGGAAGCACTACTGAAATATTTGGTTGGGTAAGATATATTATTCCTGGTTCAGATGCATCAACCAAAGACATCAAGCGTGGAGCAATCTTTTACGCAATAAACGGAACTCAACTTACCGCAAGTAATTATCAAACTTTACTTGCTGCCGAAAGTTATACGTTAAACCTTGCCGATTATAATAATGGAGCAATTACCCCAAACGGAAAAACGGTTTCATTGACCAAAACAGTTTTAGCTGAAAATCCCATTTCACTAAATACCGTAATCACTTCAGGCACTCATAAAATAGGCTATTTGATGTATAATGGTTTTTATGCCGATTATGACAATCAGTTAAACGATGCTTTTGGCACACTAAAATCGCAAGGAATTACTGATTTAGTTCTTGATTTACGTTATAATTCAGGTGGTTCAGTTCTTACAGCTACCCGTTTAGCAAGTATGATTACGGGACAATATACTGGGCAGATATTTGCAAAACAACAATGGAATCCAAAAATCAACAGCTATTTTGAAACCAATAACCCGGATGCGTTAAAAAACAATTTTACGGACAAAATAGGATCTACTACTATTAATAGTTTGAATTTGACTAAAATTTATATCTTAACCACAAAAAGTACCGCTTCGGCAAGTGAGTTGGTGATTAATGGATTGAAACCGTATATGGAGGTTGTACAAATTGGCGACATAACTACTGGAAAAAATGTGGGTTCAGTTACATTATATGACTCGCCTACTTTTGGCAAAGACAATAGAAACCCGAATCATCGCTATGCCATGCAACCTATTGTTTTAAAAATTGTAAATTCCGCAGGTTTTGGTGATTACTTCAACGGATTGAAACCTACTTATGAATTGAAAGAGAACTTAGGCAATCTAGATATTCTTGGTAACACAACGGAGCCTTTATTAAGTACTGCAATTGGAAAAATCACAGGAACAGTAAAAATGCTAAGACAAAGTCCGGAAAAAGATTTCGAATATTTTACAGATGTAAAATCTATAAATGGATTACAAAACCAAATGTATCTTGACAAAGCACCTGAAGGGCTCTTGCAATCTTTAAAATAA
- a CDS encoding N-acetylmuramoyl-L-alanine amidase, translated as MKNTTKLFLILTAITSFAFMNPTPAEPKKIIVVIDAGHGGDDFGVTANAISEKQIVEQVTNKIKSSNKNVEIHFTRNDDKSLSLQDRTDFINKLKPNLVLSLHVNASLNNKTSGLEFFVAKETEFFEKSHAIANQLNDKFSKNTNFKVSAVKTGPFYILKKSDVPAVIVELGYLTNENDKKYLIDDQQQNKIANSISEFISEMK; from the coding sequence ATGAAAAACACAACAAAATTATTTTTGATTTTGACTGCAATTACTTCTTTTGCCTTTATGAATCCTACACCCGCAGAGCCCAAAAAAATAATTGTGGTAATTGATGCAGGACACGGTGGAGATGATTTTGGAGTAACCGCTAACGCTATTTCTGAAAAACAAATTGTCGAGCAAGTCACTAATAAAATTAAATCTTCCAATAAAAATGTAGAAATCCATTTTACCAGAAATGATGATAAATCTTTATCACTTCAAGATAGAACTGATTTTATTAATAAGCTAAAACCTAATTTAGTTTTATCCCTGCATGTAAATGCAAGCTTAAATAACAAAACATCCGGTTTAGAGTTTTTTGTGGCAAAAGAAACTGAATTTTTTGAAAAATCACATGCAATTGCCAATCAGCTAAACGATAAATTTTCAAAAAATACTAATTTCAAAGTATCAGCTGTAAAAACCGGTCCTTTCTACATCCTTAAAAAATCAGATGTTCCGGCCGTAATTGTTGAGCTGGGTTATTTAACAAATGAGAATGACAAGAAATATTTGATTGATGACCAGCAGCAAAATAAAATTGCAAATTCCATTTCAGAATTCATTTCGGAAATGAAATAA
- a CDS encoding TonB-dependent receptor plug domain-containing protein: protein MNNKIVRISALCVLITSCAFAQKKETISTQNELNEVVVSDSKFALAKEKSGKVITKITAEDLKKNAGQSIATILNTVAGLEINGSHSVAGKNLGYYIRGGKNNQVLILIDGIPLNDASGISFEYDLRLLPVDQVESIEIMKGAASTLYGSGAATGVISITLKKSGKKAIEGNAYLNIGTNNTASTKKTSAQDFNQGFSVNGNVKKVNYFASLNSTETNGISQIAPPNPNANYEEDGFSRINYLAKRGYKATDKLTLDFFGNYDRIKNDYDYSFDNTGSNDTNLNTTKSEQFRFGFAPKYKYTKGDFVLNSSFNKIVRAYNDFDTYSNKAGFSQYDSRSVNVDAYNKYEVTQSLFFVTGAQYQFHDMNSVTPYGNIAKEKTKFNMIDPYVTGVFNSDFGLNLNIGARLNIHSQYGNQLVYNVNPSYDFKSIPLKILASYSTAFVTPSLYQLYSEYGNADLTPEKNSTIEAGFETHFLNKKIRLNAVGFYREQTNFIGFYSNPVTFKSNYINIDGMNKAKGVETEVSFALSEKIKWNSNYTFTQVDTALDRLIPKHKVNSSLDFQINSSLFFNVNYQYVDGRKDAFFDGNTYETKKIVLGSYQLVNSSVRYELIKNRLSVFGAVTNILNADFVENVGYSSLGRNFKLGLNIKL from the coding sequence ATGAACAATAAAATCGTTCGTATTAGTGCGTTATGCGTGCTAATAACTTCTTGTGCTTTTGCGCAAAAAAAAGAAACTATTTCAACTCAAAATGAATTGAATGAAGTAGTAGTTTCCGACTCCAAATTTGCTTTAGCAAAGGAAAAATCAGGAAAGGTGATTACTAAGATCACAGCTGAAGACTTGAAAAAAAATGCTGGACAAAGCATTGCAACTATTCTTAACACGGTTGCCGGTTTAGAGATTAACGGAAGCCACAGTGTAGCGGGGAAAAATTTAGGCTACTACATTCGGGGAGGAAAGAACAATCAAGTACTTATTCTTATTGATGGAATTCCTTTAAACGATGCTTCGGGAATTAGTTTTGAGTATGATTTACGTTTGCTTCCCGTTGATCAGGTAGAAAGTATTGAGATTATGAAAGGAGCTGCAAGTACTTTGTACGGTTCTGGCGCTGCGACTGGTGTAATCAGTATTACTTTGAAAAAATCAGGTAAAAAAGCCATTGAAGGAAATGCGTATTTGAACATTGGAACAAATAATACAGCATCTACCAAAAAAACTTCCGCACAGGATTTTAATCAAGGTTTTTCAGTAAATGGCAATGTGAAGAAAGTCAATTATTTTGCTTCTTTGAATAGTACTGAGACCAACGGAATTTCTCAAATTGCACCACCAAATCCAAATGCAAACTATGAAGAGGATGGTTTTTCGCGGATCAATTATTTAGCAAAACGGGGGTATAAAGCAACGGATAAATTGACGCTGGATTTCTTTGGTAATTATGACCGAATCAAAAATGATTATGATTATTCTTTTGATAATACAGGTTCTAATGACACGAATTTAAATACTACAAAGTCTGAACAATTTCGTTTTGGTTTTGCACCAAAATACAAGTACACAAAAGGAGATTTTGTACTGAATTCAAGCTTTAACAAAATAGTTCGTGCCTATAATGATTTTGACACCTATTCAAATAAAGCAGGATTTTCACAATACGATTCCAGAAGCGTGAATGTGGATGCCTATAATAAATATGAAGTTACGCAATCCCTATTTTTTGTTACTGGTGCTCAATATCAGTTTCATGACATGAATAGTGTAACGCCTTATGGGAATATTGCTAAAGAGAAAACCAAATTTAATATGATTGATCCTTACGTTACAGGGGTTTTTAATTCTGATTTTGGTTTGAATCTAAATATTGGAGCGCGTTTAAATATCCACAGTCAATATGGAAATCAATTGGTGTATAACGTCAATCCTTCTTATGATTTCAAATCGATTCCATTAAAGATTTTAGCTTCCTACAGTACAGCGTTTGTGACACCTAGTTTGTACCAATTGTATTCCGAGTATGGAAATGCAGATTTGACACCAGAGAAAAACAGTACGATTGAAGCCGGCTTTGAAACACACTTTTTGAATAAAAAAATCCGATTGAACGCAGTAGGTTTTTATCGTGAACAAACAAATTTTATTGGATTTTATTCCAATCCGGTAACATTTAAATCAAATTACATCAATATTGATGGAATGAATAAAGCAAAAGGTGTGGAAACCGAAGTCTCTTTTGCCTTGAGCGAAAAAATAAAGTGGAATTCTAATTATACGTTTACACAAGTTGATACTGCATTAGACCGACTAATTCCTAAGCATAAAGTCAATTCGTCGTTGGATTTTCAAATAAATAGCAGTCTGTTCTTTAATGTGAATTATCAATATGTGGATGGCAGAAAAGATGCGTTTTTTGATGGAAACACTTATGAAACAAAAAAGATTGTTTTAGGATCATATCAATTAGTAAATTCGTCCGTACGATACGAATTGATAAAAAATAGGCTATCCGTTTTTGGTGCGGTAACTAATATTTTAAACGCTGATTTTGTAGAGAATGTTGGTTATAGTTCCCTTGGTAGAAACTTCAAATTAGGATTGAATATCAAATTATAA
- a CDS encoding ABC transporter substrate-binding protein translates to MKTIFLKFTFFLFVIFFSGCKQNKETSNAIITSSKNEVHYAKGLEIYKYKGYSIVKITSPWPEAKENFTYVLQEKNGIIPDSLKQFTAISVPIKSIVVTSTTHIPALEMLGVEKTLVGFPNTDYISSEKTRKLIDTGKVREVGTNETLNTEVLIDMAPDVIVSFGLNNSNPTLDNLQKSGLKVMLNGDWTEQSPLGKAEWIKFFGALYGLDSKANTLFSEIEKEYKNTLAIAKKATSKPTVLSGAMFQEQWYVPQGESWAALFLKDAQSNYLWADSKGTGSLPLPFETILDKAQNADFWIAPGDFSSLKQMSDSNPHYSQFVSFKNKKVYSYGINKGAKGGILYFEWSPTRPDWVLKDLIKIFHPELLPNHQLFFFQKLE, encoded by the coding sequence ATGAAAACAATTTTTTTAAAATTCACCTTCTTTTTATTTGTCATTTTTTTTAGTGGATGCAAGCAAAATAAGGAAACTTCCAATGCTATAATTACTTCTTCAAAAAATGAAGTTCACTATGCAAAAGGCTTAGAAATCTACAAATACAAAGGCTATTCAATAGTTAAAATTACCAGTCCTTGGCCTGAAGCCAAAGAAAATTTCACCTATGTTTTACAAGAAAAAAATGGAATCATTCCCGACAGTTTAAAACAATTTACTGCTATTTCTGTTCCAATAAAATCGATTGTAGTTACCTCAACAACACACATTCCAGCTTTGGAAATGTTGGGTGTGGAAAAAACTTTGGTTGGTTTTCCTAATACAGATTATATTTCTTCTGAGAAAACCAGAAAATTAATTGATACGGGAAAAGTTAGAGAAGTTGGTACAAATGAAACGCTAAACACTGAAGTTCTTATTGACATGGCTCCAGATGTGATTGTCAGTTTTGGTTTAAACAACAGTAATCCAACGCTGGATAATTTACAAAAAAGTGGTTTAAAGGTAATGCTCAATGGCGATTGGACCGAACAATCTCCACTAGGAAAAGCCGAATGGATTAAATTTTTTGGCGCTTTGTATGGATTAGATTCTAAAGCGAATACCCTCTTTTCTGAAATCGAAAAAGAATACAAAAACACTTTGGCTATAGCCAAAAAAGCAACCTCAAAACCGACGGTTCTCAGCGGTGCAATGTTTCAAGAACAATGGTATGTTCCTCAAGGCGAAAGTTGGGCTGCTTTATTTTTGAAAGATGCGCAATCCAACTATTTATGGGCTGATAGTAAAGGAACTGGCAGTTTACCATTACCATTTGAAACTATATTAGATAAGGCACAAAATGCTGATTTCTGGATTGCTCCGGGCGATTTTTCTTCGTTGAAACAAATGAGTGACAGCAATCCACATTACAGTCAATTTGTATCATTTAAAAATAAAAAAGTATATTCGTACGGTATAAATAAAGGCGCAAAAGGCGGGATTTTATATTTCGAATGGTCTCCTACCCGCCCCGACTGGGTATTGAAAGATTTGATTAAAATTTTTCATCCTGAATTGTTGCCAAATCACCAACTTTTTTTCTTTCAGAAATTAGAATAA
- a CDS encoding FecCD family ABC transporter permease has translation MTDTNRNIFLFIFLAIGVVFLFLVNISLGSVSIPIKEVFNSLTGGNSSKEAWEYIIINYRVPKAVAAILVGMGLSISGLLMQTLFRNPLAGPYVLGLSSGASLGVAMVILGAAFLPEFIATILLSSYGIVLASSLGSFLVLLAVLAVSHRLRDTMAILIVGLMFGSLTSAIVGTLTYFSTAEQLQKFTFWSLGNLGNLSWTSILILSICVAVGLLLSLLSIKPLNALLLGENYARSLGLNYAKTRLIIIFATSILAGSITAYAGPIAFIGLAVPHIAKLVFQTSNHTVLFWSTLLFGAIIMLICDSISQLPGSDITLPINAVTSIFGAPIVIWLLIRKRKMMN, from the coding sequence TTGACTGATACAAACCGAAATATTTTTCTCTTTATCTTCCTAGCCATCGGAGTAGTTTTCTTGTTTCTGGTCAACATCAGTTTAGGATCAGTTTCTATACCTATAAAAGAAGTTTTTAATAGTTTAACCGGAGGAAATTCCAGTAAAGAAGCATGGGAATATATCATAATCAATTATCGTGTACCTAAAGCTGTTGCTGCAATTCTGGTTGGAATGGGCTTATCCATTAGTGGGTTGCTGATGCAAACCTTATTTCGAAATCCGCTTGCAGGGCCTTATGTTCTAGGTTTAAGTTCAGGAGCTAGTTTAGGTGTGGCTATGGTTATTTTAGGCGCCGCTTTTTTACCTGAATTTATAGCGACGATATTATTATCCTCTTATGGAATCGTTTTAGCTTCAAGTTTGGGTAGTTTTTTAGTTTTATTGGCAGTTTTGGCGGTTTCACATCGGCTGCGAGACACTATGGCCATCTTGATTGTAGGATTAATGTTTGGCAGTTTGACCAGCGCTATTGTTGGAACCCTAACCTATTTCAGTACCGCTGAACAATTACAAAAATTCACTTTTTGGTCCTTGGGTAACCTCGGCAATTTGTCTTGGACATCAATTCTAATTTTATCCATATGCGTGGCTGTAGGTCTATTATTAAGTCTTTTAAGCATTAAGCCTTTGAATGCTTTGCTTTTGGGTGAAAACTACGCCCGAAGTTTGGGTTTGAACTATGCAAAAACAAGACTTATCATCATTTTTGCCACCAGTATTTTGGCCGGAAGTATTACCGCATACGCCGGACCTATTGCTTTTATTGGATTGGCCGTGCCACATATCGCCAAATTAGTTTTCCAAACCAGCAACCATACTGTTTTGTTTTGGAGCACACTGCTTTTCGGGGCTATTATCATGTTGATTTGCGACAGTATTTCTCAACTTCCCGGCAGTGATATTACTTTGCCAATCAATGCTGTGACTTCGATTTTTGGGGCGCCAATTGTAATTTGGTTATTAATTAGGAAACGTAAAATGATGAACTAA